The window GATAGCCGCCTTCACCGGGAGGAGCACCGAGATGCTCGCCGAAGAGCATCGCATCGTCTCGCACATGGTTCTCACCATTGAAAAGCGAGTCGCGATGGTTTCCCCAGTCGGAGTAGCCGCGGGTGACATTGAATTGCTCCTGGATCTGCCCGCCATAGCCCCAGTTCGAGCGATCCTTGTCCTCGCCGTCCTGCTTGCCGAAGAAATACGACGGCACGTGCTTCACCGCATCGAGCCTGAAGCCATCGGGCTTTGCCTCATCGACGAACCACCGAACCGCGCGGTTGAGCATGCCATTCACATCCTCCGCCACGGGATTCCCCATGTTGTAGATCCCGTCGCCATGACCCCACGCCGCGGTCCGGCGTGCCGGGACAGTGGGGTCCACGCCGGTATCGGTGAAGGGTTCGCATGGCTCGCCGGCATCGTGCTGGCCATCGCCATCCAGGTCCTTGAAGTCGAAGCGGCCGTTGTTCGCACCGACGATGCCACCGTCCTGATAGCCGACATCCTGGAAAGGCTCCTTGTCGGCGAAGGGATGCACCGCGCCACCGGTGCCATTCGTCGCGACGGTCAGGTCCGTGTCCGGATAGCGCCACGTCATCCCCGGGTGGCGGATGCCGCTCCACTTCGGGTATGTATGGCCTTCTTCGGTGCCGTTCGGATTGAAGCTGACATTCTGCGGCGACTCCTGCGCGATGTCCCAGGCGAAGGGATTGCGATTGAGCACCTGCCACTCGTCCTGCCAATCCGGCCAGTCCGCTGCCTTTCTCCAGTTGCCATTGCTCTCGCGGACCAGATGGAAGTCCTCCGGCACGAATCCCGGAGCTCCGGGCAGCAACTGTCCGGGGCCGACGTTCTTGTCCAACGGCCCGGCGTTGTGGGCCATCACATTGTCGAAATACACGCGCATGCCGAAGCGGTGCGCCGTGCGCATCAGGCGGAGAAGGTCGTCCTTCGTGCCATACTTCGTCCGCACCGTGCCCGCCTGATCCCGGTCGCCCAGGTCGAAGCGGTCGAGGGTGTCAAAGCCGACCGACCAGGTGCCAGCCCCACCCTTGAATGGAGGCGGCAGCCAGAGCGAATCGTAGCCGCGCTCGGCAAGCTCGGGCACGCGCCGCTCGATCTCGTTCCACGAGGTGCCGAAGTACTGGAGGATGACTTCCGCCCGCGCGGCCGAGGCCGTGACAAGCAACGACAGGATAAGTCCACGGGAGTACGACATTGGGTTTCCGTACATGCGATCCGGCTTGGGCAGGCCGGACCTTGGGTTTCAAAGGACCCAGTATCACCGGCCCGCGCCGGGTTGAAAGCGATTTCGCCGCGGGCATGTCCTGTTCGCCCGCGTGAATTTACCACCATGTCCGCGAGGGCTCGCCCCTCACTCCCCGATCATCGCAGGGGGGATGTGGAAGAGCAGCCGGGCATGCCATGCCGGCGGATGGACGAGCAGACCCGTGAGGCACGCCTTCTTCACCTCTACCGAGCTGCCCGTGCAGCCGAGTAACCACTCGACCAGCGAGGAAAGATCCGGCTCATGCCCGACGATCGCCACGCGCCCGAAATCGCTGAAGGCGACCAGTTCGCGGATGGCCTCCTCGGGGTCCATGCCGCAGGCGAGCCAGCCCTGCACCACCGGGCCGGGCATCTCCGCGGCCTCGCACAACGTCTCCGCGGTTTGCCGGGAGCGGACGAGCGGGCTGGTCAGCACCACGTCCGGACGGCGGTTCACCCGCTTGAGCAGGCGGCCTACCTTCGCCGCCTGCTCGAAACCTTTCGCCACCAGCGCTCGCGCGCCATCGCCCCCGGGGTGCCCGTGGTCCTCGGCCTTCGCGTGACGGATGATGAGAAGTTCCATGATACCCGCAACTTACATCGTCATCCCGCCATCGACAGCAAGAACCTGCCCGGTGATGTAGCGGGCGTCCTTGCTGGCCAGGAAGAGCACGGCGGAGGCGATGTCCGCCACGTCGCCGAAGCTGGAAAGCGGGATCTTGCCGAGCACTTCCTCGCGCACCTTCTCCGGCAGCTCGCCGGTCATGTCCGTGGTGATGAAGCCGGGAGCCACCGCGTTGCAGGTGACCTGGCGGCCGGAGAGTTCGCGGGCGACGGACTTCGTGAAACCGATCAGGCCCGCCTTCGAGGCGGCGTAGTTGGCCTGGCCTGCATTGCCGATGAGGCCGATGACCGAGGCGATATTGATGATGCGCGGGTCCTCCGCCTTCATCAGGGTGCGCATGAAGGCCTTCACGGTATTGAAGGCACCCTTGAGATTGGTATCGAGCACGGTGTCCCAGTCCTCTTCCTTCATGCGCATCAGCAGGCCGTCGCGGGTCACGCCGGCGTTGTTCACGAGGATATTGATGCTGCCGAAATCAGCGACGATCGTCTTGCCAAGCTCCTGCACGGCCTCGTGGTCGGCCACGTCGATGGCGTAGGCCTTCGCGGCTCCGGGATAGACGGCATTGATCTCCTCGGCGGACTTTCCGCAGCTCGATTCGCTGCGGCTGACCACGGCGACCTTCGCCCCTTCCGCGGCGAATGCCATGGCGATGGCTCCACCGATCCCGCGGCCACCACCGGTGACCACCGCTGTCTTTCCTGCAAAGCGTTGCATGGGGAAAGCGTGCGACGCGCCGGACCGGTTTGCCAATGGCGAATCTCGACGGTCTTTCCGCTTTCCGTCCCCGGGCGGCGCCGTTAGAAATCACCATGCGTTGCCCGTACTGCCGGACGCGGCTGGAGGAAATATCGCCGGAGTGTCCGTCGTGCAAGCTGACGTTTGACCGGGCAACCGCCCTGCTCGGGCCCATGCCGCGGCTATCCGCAGGCGTCTCCGATCTCACGAGGGCATTGCCGAAGTCCGACGTGAAGAAGATCAACAAGGCCATCGACGGCCTGACGTGGACTTTTCCCCAGGTCACGCTGAACGTCCTCCTGCACGTCTTCCCGACCGAGCACCCCTTCGACCTCCACGTCTTCTGGATCTTCAATGCGGGCGGCCTCTCTCCGGAAAGCCACAAGGGCGGCGACAGCCGTAGCATCCTCCTCGTGCTGGATCCGCAGCAGAAGAAATCCTCCCTGATGGTCGGCTATGGACTCGAGCCCTACCTAGGCGACGAGGCGATGGCCCATCTTCTGGAACTCTCTGAACCCGCATGGAAAGCCGGCGAGTGGACGCGCGGCATTCTCGAGCTGATCGCCGGGCTCGACCGTCTGCTGGAAAGCGCGGCCCTCGAAGTGGCAAATGGATTCGGCCTCAACGCCATGGCTGTCCCGCCACGACTAGGCGACTATTGATCAACTCACGCGAAGGCTTTCAGGAAGCCGACTTCCAGCGCGAGTTGCTCCTGGGCGTTCGTGTCCAGATTCGCGCGCATTTCGCCCACCGCGTCCATCCGGCGCATCAGGCGACCGATGTCCTCGGCCGCGGCGAGTGTCGGGATGCCGGTGGAATTTGGAAACTCCAGCCCGCCCGCGCCTGCCTTGAAGCGCAGCACGTCGGCCATCCAGGACTGCAGCACTTCGAAAAGCCGACCGCGTTCCTCGATGTATTCGGACTCCGCGACCGCCTTCAGCTCTTCCTCGCGGCGCTTGAGGTAGTCGCCCTCGAAGCCCTTGTTGAGCGCTTTCTCCTCTTCCTTCAACAAATCCTCTGCCGCGGACACGGCCTCGGCCTTGCTGCTCTCGAGGATGCCCGCGAAGACCGACTTCAGCGTCAGAGCCACCGTCGGGCTGCCGATTCCCGCCTTCGCCGCGCGGTCGAGGGCGATGAGCAATTCACCACCCGCCCCTTCGCTGAGGTCGGGCTTGCCAAGCAGCGGCATCCTCACGCAGCGGGAGAGCACGGTCGGCAGCAGGCCGCCCGGATTCGCAGTCAGCAGCAGGAGTAGCGTCCGTGGTGGCGGCTCCTCCAGGGTCTTCAGGAAAGCATTTTCCGACGCGGCGGCCATCCGGTCTGCGTCACAGATCACGCCGATCTTCCAGCGATTCGGCCCGGAGGAAACGTAGAGCGCCTTTTCCAAATCGCGGATCGCATCCACGACGATGCGGCGGGACTTCGACTGCGGGCGGACAATGCGCACCCACTCGCCCGCCAGGTCGTCCAGCGGTGGGACTTCTTCCACGATGGCCTCGCCGAAGAGATCGAAGCCTCCCCCGCCCTGCTTCGCGGGCTCCAGCAGCTTCACGATGCGCGCGGCCAGCCGCTCCTTTCCGCAGCCGCGGGGGCCGCTGATGAGGAAGGCATGGGCCAGCCGACCCCGCTCGTGGGCCGCTTTCACCATTTCGAAGGCATGGTCGGGCGAAAAGGACATCGCGGGCGGATGCTGGCCGCTTGCCCCCTCCCGTGCCACCCCGAATTTCAAATTCCAGACCCGATTTGAACCCTTGTGGAATCGATGATAAAAAGTTTGCCGAGATTTTTAAATAATGTTAAAGACTTGGCCGCTGTCACCCCTAAATCATGAAATTCCAACTCATGAGGCTACCCGGCCTCTGTGTTGCATTGAGCCTCCTCACAGCCCTGCTCCCCGATTCCATCGCTGCCGCCACACCCGCGCAGACGATGAACCCGATCGGGCGCGTGGCCCGGTTGTTCAATCGCAGCCTCGTCGATGTCGAAGCCCGCGTCCAATGGCTGCAATCCAGCCTCGGGTACCTCGCCATCTTTGAGGAAAAACCGCTCAAGGAAGAGCTGGGCTGGCGGTGTGGCAGCCTCGACGAGACCCCGGGCAAGCCATGGGTGGCGCTTGATCTGGGACGCGATGTCCCGCTCGGTGAGATTTTCCTGATCCCGGCGCAGCGGCAGACGGGCGACATGAACGACCTCTTCCCCCGGCGCTTCACGGTGGAAGCCGCCTGCCAGGCGGATTTCTCCGATGCCCGGGTGATCCACAGCAGCGGGACGAATCTCGAGGTGTCGCCGGGAGGATATCCGCTCCGGCTCACCGGCGATGGCCAACCGGCCCGCCACATCCGCCTCACGCTCGACGAGGGGCACCATCGTGGACTCCGGAATGCCGCCGCCCTGTCGGAGATCTTCGTCTTCAATTTCGAGCGCCATCCCGTTTCATTCGGTGCGACGGTGACCTCCAGCCAATCGGTGGATGTCCCGGGGATCTGGTCGCCGAAGTATCTCGTGGATGGCCGCACGCCTCTCGGCCTCTGGGAGGGCGGTGCCTCCACCTGGACGACCTCCCGCGGCGACTGCCTTGAGGTCACCGCCGAAGATCCGCGTGCCGAGTGGGTGCTGGACTTCGGAAAATCCGCCACCATCGACCGGCTCGTCCTTTTCCCCTACTCCCTGCCGGAACTCTCCGGACCCGGTGTGGTGCCACCTCGCATGAGGGTGGAAGTGGCCGACAACGCCGACTTCAGCGATGCGAGGGAAGTCGCCACGACCGGGAAAGACGACCTGCCGACCGACCTGACCACTCCGCTCGTGCTGCCCACCCAGCCGGCTGCCGGCCGCTACCTGAGGATCGTCTCCGACAAGGCATGGCAACTCGGCACCCGCTATCTCCAGGCGCTCGGCGAGATCGAGGCATGGGAGGGCAATGAGAACCGCTCGAACGGCCTCACGATCTCCGTCCGCAACAGCGGCCTCGATCACCCCATCAGCGAGCTGACCGATGGCGTGGGCAGCCACCAGATCCTGCCGATCTATTCGTGGCTGACCCAGCTCGTGGAGCGCCGCAATGTCGAGAGCAAGCTGGGCGACCTCAATGCCCGCCGCATCACCATGGCGGCGGAAAGCGAACTCAACACCACCTGGGGCGGCGCGATCGCCCTCGGCCTCACCTTCCTCATCCCCGTCGCCATCGTGGAGCGCCGCCGCCTGGTATCGCGCACCCAGCTCGACAAGCTGCGCAAGCGCATCGCATCCGACCTGCACGACGACATCGGCAGCAATCTCGGCAGCATCTCCATCATCGCCCGCTCGGCGAAGCGCGATCTGGAAAAGCGCCTCGGGCCCGACGACCTGACCAACGACCTCGGCGAGGTGGAGACCATCGCCCGCGAGAGTTCGCTCGCCATGCGCGACATCGTGTGGCTGCTGGAAAGACGGCAGGACACCATCGGCGACCTCGTCCAGCGCATGCGCGACTGCGCCGCGCGACTGCTGCGCGATGTGGAATACTCGCTGGTCTGCCGTTCTTCCAAGACCACGGCCAAGCTGACGCTCGATGCCAAGCGCCACCTCTTCCTCTTCTACAAGGAAGCGCTCCACAACATCGTGAAGCACTCCAAGGCCACCACCGTCATCGTCCGCCTCTACGACGTGCGCGACCGTCTGGTGATGGAGGTCGTCGACAATGGCGTCGGCCTGCCCCGCGGCCAGAATGACCAGATGGCTGCCGTGAAGAAGATCCACGACCGCGCCCGCGTGCTCGAAGGAACCCTCCAGGTCGAGTCCGAGCCCGGCAAGGGCACGACCCTCCGACTTTCCGTGAAACGCGCCAACCTGATGGCGACCAAAAAAATGTCCCATGAATAGCACCAGCACCACCCCGATCCGGATCTGGATCTGCGAGGACCACGCAAACTTCGCAAAGCAGATCAGCCGCCTCATCGCAAGCGAGGACGACCTCGAGTGCGAGAAGGCATTCAACCACCCCGACGACCTGATGGCGGAATTCAACTTCTGCGCTCAGCCCCCCGACCTGCTCATGCTCGACCTCGGCCTGCCCGGCAAGGACGGCCTCCAGGTCCTGCGCGAGGTGAAGGCAAAGTTCCCCGAGCAACGCATCGTCATCCTCACCTCCTTCGACGATCGCGAGCGTGTCTACCGTGCCATCTGTAACGGCGCGGCGGGCTACCTGCTGAAGACCGCCGATCCCGATGACATCCTCAACGGCATCCGCGACGTGATGCGCGGCTCCGCCGCCCTGAGCAGCCCCATCGCCAGCATGATCCTCGAAGGCTTCGCCAAGCACGGCCCGGTGGAAGAAACCGAGCCGCTGACCAGCCGCGAGGAAGAAGTGCTGCGACTGCTCGTGAAGGGCTTCATCAAGAAGGAAATCGCCGAGCAACTCGACATCTCCCAGCACACCGTGGACATGCACCTGCGCGCCGTTTACCGGAAGCTGCACGTCCGCACCCAGACCGAAGCCGTGTCAAAGGCACTGCGCAAAGGTCTCGTCTGACCGATCCCTTCGTCGCCGAGAATATGGCGCGGGCGCACAGCCCGCGCCTTTTTTTGAGGGGCCTTGACGGCCAAAATACGCCTCACCGGCGGCGAACAAGATAGCTCAACGACACAAAGACAACCAATCACTAATACACACAACAGAAGATTAAGCGCTCGACAAATTTACACCATATATTCACTTATACAAAAACTCAAAACCCGCATCTTCCTCACATGAAAAACGAGTAACTAATTGGTTCAGCAGGAGCATCGAGACACCATTGATAAATTTCACCAATACGCTTCGAACCTCCAAGTGTAATTGGATAGAACGAGTCGAACTGTGTTTTATTCCAGTTGAGCTTAGTCAGCGCAAGAATCTCCTCAGCGAGATCCGATTGAGCACTATCGGACTGAAAGTAGCGAATGTGCAAGCTTCGGGGCACGTAGGGACCAGGATACTTTCGGTAGAACGGGACGCTTCCCCGCGTATAGAGGATCGAGTTTTGGTCATCCATTATCAGATGCGTCCCCCGAAGCGGCGGATAAGCGCCTTCTCGGAACAGCCTGAGTCGAGAATCGCGAAGCGCCAGAAAGTCACGAAAACGAACAGCATGCTTCTCAGCAGCGGCATTGAATCCCCTAAGCTCCCCCTCGTCGTAGCCCGAAGATTTGTGAATGACGACACGATCAGGAAATGTCTCGCTGTTTGCCGATGCGTAGCTGCACAGAGCATGGGACAACAATTGTTCTGACGATTCCGCCGAAAGGTGATATTCATGGTCCTCCTCAGATTTCAGCGCCAGGCCTCCTCGAAGGATTGTACCTTCACCTCGATCATTGAAAACTTGAGTCAGGCACGAGTGGAAAGTCCCTCCCTCAGGTCTAATAGAGAATGAAATGCCAACGTAACACGTCCTGTGTCCTCCAGGGGTTTTCGTTAGCTTCCAAGGAATCCCGCCCGCCTTGTAGAACAGGGCTCCGAACAAGTTCCAAGCTCTGGTCGCGGGGTCCTGAACACCCTTAGCCCCCTCACTATAAGTTCGTGGCCAGATCAATTGAAACACGGTCCGACCCTGAAGGCACAGGCCCTTCAAATAGTCGTGAAAGTCAACCCCCTTGTCGGAATCATCAGATGCAAGATCCTCGTTTACTTCATCGTCATAGCGAGGTTTCACGATCTTTCGAACTACATCGTTCGGCAGACAGATCACAACATCCGGCTTCGCAGATGAGACCTCGTATAGCGCATTAATATGCTTATGAAATAGACCAGCTAACGCAAGGACAGATCCAGACTTGGTGGCAGCCGATATAATTTCGGCTTCCGTCACAACCGATTCCCATGTCGGATCAATCGCAAAGGAGCAGCGGAAGCCAACAGCCGAATCGAGCCCAGGAAAGGCGGGGTGAAGATTTGGGTTCTGCACATCGTGGCCTGCGATACCCTCCTCACACGTCTTCATCCACTGCTTGAATGCCGAAATGGTTTTGGGTGTTCCGACAATCCCGATTCGAACTGACAACTTCGCACGAGAACTCCCTGCATCGACAGGTCCAAAATTCTGAATTCCTTCTCGAATATCGTATGACTGGTTCTCACCTCCGAAGGAAAGAATCGGCTCATCAAAAACTCTAACGTCCCAGCTCATGCAAAAAATAACTCCTGTTCTCCATCTGCAACCAGAATCCTCTTTTCGTCATCTGGGGCGATTGTTTTCCATGCCACGTCGGAAATAGAAGGGCTAACCCTGATCGGGGCTGGACGATCCAATCTGATCAAAGCCGGTGGATCAAACATATCTGGCACTTTACAGAGAATCGCAGCCCAAAACATTACATGCCCTAAGACGGTCCGATTCCGCTCAATCTTTTTCATGTTTCTGCTGGACGATCCATGCATGCGGCTTTGACTGCCCATCCCATCAGAGGTAAAGGCCCAGAATGGCTCAATATTGAGGAACCAATTACCTCCAAACGTTACAAATTGATGCCGAAATCCTTGGTGCTTCCAGTGCTGGATATCCCCTTCACGGCCGGGAAGCGTGTTGGGAATGGTCTTGAACACCTCACGCGTTCCCGCCTTCTTTATCGCCTCCACTTTGAGTTTCCCAGATTCAACACCCTGTTTCGCCTGAAACAGAAAGCATTTGAGCTGCCGTGATCGGACAAGTTCAAATTCGGTCCCAATATTTTTGCACAGGTGCTCCAGGTTTCGATGAAGAAGCTTACTGAAAAGATTTCTCTTCGCCAAAGCCGACGAACAGGACCAATCGCCCGCGCTAAATGAAGATTCCGGCTTGATTGCCTTGCTGCTAATTAGGGCCTGCCAAAGAGGTTTCTCCCAACTCTCAAAGGTATAAACGGTTCCCAACTCGATGAAGTAGTCCATCGGAGTAGGCCCCTTCATCCCCATACTTTCCCAAGCAGCTTCGATTCGGTCTGAAAGTCTGATACCACGCTTCAATGTGATTTTCGCTCTCTGGATAGCTCCTGGAAAGTGCACCGGAAAAAAACTAGAAAACAGACACTCTGTCTCACCGCTAAGCCCATACGTCCCGTGATCAAACTTGGTAGACGTCGCTGATCCAGTGAGCGAAACAGGTCTCGGTGTTAGCTCAAACCGAGAATTTTGCATTTCCGCACGAAGAATTTCGGAAGCTCGGCGGATAGCATTGAGATCATCTATTTCCGACGCCATTTTTACAACGTCGGAGTTGTCCCATGTTTCAATGATCGGACCACAAGTCGACGTAAGGTCTTTCGGCAACCCCGGCTTCTTCGCCAGCAGGAAGAATACAATCAACCTGTCGAATTCATCATGGAGATTGTGTTCTTCCGCTTTTTTGGCAGTGCGGGATATTTTCTCCGACCTCTCTTCGTTGGTGACTTGGATGGCAATTCGGCGTTCACGGTCGCCGAGGTCTGCTGCTGGGTAATTCGTTTGGTTTCCATTGAGATTAATCAGGTTCCAACCGAACAGCTCATTGAAAGTCTTTCGCATGATTGGCTCAAGAATCTTGTTGCCATCGGTCAAACCAGCGCGTGATCGAGTCTTAATCACTTCGGCCAACTCACTTAGCTGGTCGCCAATACTTGTCGCGTAATCTAGCCGAGGGAGAGCCATCGAAATGCCTTAGGATTATCGGCAGATTGTCTGATCGGCAAAAAATTGGCAACGCCTTATCTCGTAACCCACGAGTCCCTTCCGGTGGCCGTGGTTGGCTGGGGGCGTCGTGGCCTCAATGTTACCAATTCTTGAAACTTGAATCTGTTAGAACGCATCCAAGGCCTTCTCCAGCCTCCTGCTCGCTCGCACCACGGCTCGAAGTCGGCAAGTAATCCGAGGAGACGGGCAAGGTGACGGTGTATTTCTGGAACTTCGATGACCGGCAGTATCGGGTCGAAAAACTACGCATCACGCATTGGGGCCGGGCCCAGGGGAACGAAGGACAGCGGCATACTCCCCGCCGCCAAGACCTAGAGCCGGACTGGAGCGGATAGCGACGAAATCCGCTTCTCCAGCTATGCTACCAAGCTAAAGGAAGCGTCCGTGGCACCGTCGCCCCGGCTGGCTGCTCACCTCGCAGGCACAGGCACCTCCGCTTTTTCCCAGACCGGAGCCCCCGGAGTGGCGGGGAGTTCCTCGATGGTGATGTCCTTGAATTGCGCCAGCACCTTGCCCCCGCTGTGGGCCTGCACGCCGATCAGACCCTCCAGCGGGATCTTGCCGTCCGCCTCGGTGTAATCGAGCGCCGCCACGCCATTGATCCACGTCCGGATGCGCGGGCCCTCACAGAGGATGCGATAGTCGTTCCAGGCCCAATCGTGCGCCTTCAGCGCAGCCGGATCGACGGGCTCGCCGATCACCTTGTTCCTACGGGACTCGTCGTACA of the Luteolibacter flavescens genome contains:
- a CDS encoding SixA phosphatase family protein gives rise to the protein MELLIIRHAKAEDHGHPGGDGARALVAKGFEQAAKVGRLLKRVNRRPDVVLTSPLVRSRQTAETLCEAAEMPGPVVQGWLACGMDPEEAIRELVAFSDFGRVAIVGHEPDLSSLVEWLLGCTGSSVEVKKACLTGLLVHPPAWHARLLFHIPPAMIGE
- the fabG gene encoding 3-oxoacyl-[acyl-carrier-protein] reductase, which encodes MQRFAGKTAVVTGGGRGIGGAIAMAFAAEGAKVAVVSRSESSCGKSAEEINAVYPGAAKAYAIDVADHEAVQELGKTIVADFGSINILVNNAGVTRDGLLMRMKEEDWDTVLDTNLKGAFNTVKAFMRTLMKAEDPRIINIASVIGLIGNAGQANYAASKAGLIGFTKSVARELSGRQVTCNAVAPGFITTDMTGELPEKVREEVLGKIPLSSFGDVADIASAVLFLASKDARYITGQVLAVDGGMTM
- a CDS encoding TPM domain-containing protein → MRCPYCRTRLEEISPECPSCKLTFDRATALLGPMPRLSAGVSDLTRALPKSDVKKINKAIDGLTWTFPQVTLNVLLHVFPTEHPFDLHVFWIFNAGGLSPESHKGGDSRSILLVLDPQQKKSSLMVGYGLEPYLGDEAMAHLLELSEPAWKAGEWTRGILELIAGLDRLLESAALEVANGFGLNAMAVPPRLGDY
- a CDS encoding histidine kinase → MKFQLMRLPGLCVALSLLTALLPDSIAAATPAQTMNPIGRVARLFNRSLVDVEARVQWLQSSLGYLAIFEEKPLKEELGWRCGSLDETPGKPWVALDLGRDVPLGEIFLIPAQRQTGDMNDLFPRRFTVEAACQADFSDARVIHSSGTNLEVSPGGYPLRLTGDGQPARHIRLTLDEGHHRGLRNAAALSEIFVFNFERHPVSFGATVTSSQSVDVPGIWSPKYLVDGRTPLGLWEGGASTWTTSRGDCLEVTAEDPRAEWVLDFGKSATIDRLVLFPYSLPELSGPGVVPPRMRVEVADNADFSDAREVATTGKDDLPTDLTTPLVLPTQPAAGRYLRIVSDKAWQLGTRYLQALGEIEAWEGNENRSNGLTISVRNSGLDHPISELTDGVGSHQILPIYSWLTQLVERRNVESKLGDLNARRITMAAESELNTTWGGAIALGLTFLIPVAIVERRRLVSRTQLDKLRKRIASDLHDDIGSNLGSISIIARSAKRDLEKRLGPDDLTNDLGEVETIARESSLAMRDIVWLLERRQDTIGDLVQRMRDCAARLLRDVEYSLVCRSSKTTAKLTLDAKRHLFLFYKEALHNIVKHSKATTVIVRLYDVRDRLVMEVVDNGVGLPRGQNDQMAAVKKIHDRARVLEGTLQVESEPGKGTTLRLSVKRANLMATKKMSHE
- a CDS encoding response regulator gives rise to the protein MNSTSTTPIRIWICEDHANFAKQISRLIASEDDLECEKAFNHPDDLMAEFNFCAQPPDLLMLDLGLPGKDGLQVLREVKAKFPEQRIVILTSFDDRERVYRAICNGAAGYLLKTADPDDILNGIRDVMRGSAALSSPIASMILEGFAKHGPVEETEPLTSREEEVLRLLVKGFIKKEIAEQLDISQHTVDMHLRAVYRKLHVRTQTEAVSKALRKGLV
- a CDS encoding argonaute/piwi family protein — protein: MSWDVRVFDEPILSFGGENQSYDIREGIQNFGPVDAGSSRAKLSVRIGIVGTPKTISAFKQWMKTCEEGIAGHDVQNPNLHPAFPGLDSAVGFRCSFAIDPTWESVVTEAEIISAATKSGSVLALAGLFHKHINALYEVSSAKPDVVICLPNDVVRKIVKPRYDDEVNEDLASDDSDKGVDFHDYLKGLCLQGRTVFQLIWPRTYSEGAKGVQDPATRAWNLFGALFYKAGGIPWKLTKTPGGHRTCYVGISFSIRPEGGTFHSCLTQVFNDRGEGTILRGGLALKSEEDHEYHLSAESSEQLLSHALCSYASANSETFPDRVVIHKSSGYDEGELRGFNAAAEKHAVRFRDFLALRDSRLRLFREGAYPPLRGTHLIMDDQNSILYTRGSVPFYRKYPGPYVPRSLHIRYFQSDSAQSDLAEEILALTKLNWNKTQFDSFYPITLGGSKRIGEIYQWCLDAPAEPISYSFFM
- a CDS encoding SMEK domain-containing protein, with the translated sequence MALPRLDYATSIGDQLSELAEVIKTRSRAGLTDGNKILEPIMRKTFNELFGWNLINLNGNQTNYPAADLGDRERRIAIQVTNEERSEKISRTAKKAEEHNLHDEFDRLIVFFLLAKKPGLPKDLTSTCGPIIETWDNSDVVKMASEIDDLNAIRRASEILRAEMQNSRFELTPRPVSLTGSATSTKFDHGTYGLSGETECLFSSFFPVHFPGAIQRAKITLKRGIRLSDRIEAAWESMGMKGPTPMDYFIELGTVYTFESWEKPLWQALISSKAIKPESSFSAGDWSCSSALAKRNLFSKLLHRNLEHLCKNIGTEFELVRSRQLKCFLFQAKQGVESGKLKVEAIKKAGTREVFKTIPNTLPGREGDIQHWKHQGFRHQFVTFGGNWFLNIEPFWAFTSDGMGSQSRMHGSSSRNMKKIERNRTVLGHVMFWAAILCKVPDMFDPPALIRLDRPAPIRVSPSISDVAWKTIAPDDEKRILVADGEQELFFA